A single genomic interval of Calypte anna isolate BGI_N300 chromosome 3, bCalAnn1_v1.p, whole genome shotgun sequence harbors:
- the MAS1 gene encoding proto-oncogene Mas has product MDESNITFHPSEGTENISMHRNISTQERVWEILTPLWLIMIISFLGFCENGIVLWCLCFQIKRNPFTAYITHLSIADISLLLCTFILSIEYIAGFGFAYGFYYYITTTLSVVFLLGYNTGLYLLTAISIERCLSIVYPIWYRCHRSQHQSAIVCAVLWTLSFLMTVAEYLACKDDSTKEQFDDGSHCQALLIFTWILTFMIFIPLMILSSLILVIRIHRNSLRPHSSKLYIIIVATVIVFLIFAMPMRLLYLLNYHHWSSLLSQQNHVTVVLSTINSSINPLVYFFVGSSKKKRFKESLKVVLSRALADGLRPRSQEVGMSLDIAETIF; this is encoded by the coding sequence ATGGATGAGTCAAACATAACGTTTCATCCCAGCGAAGGCACAGAGAACATCTCAAtgcacagaaacatttctaCACAGGAAAGAGTCTGGGAGATATTGACCCCACTTTGGCTAATTATGATCATCTCCTTCCTGGGTTTTTGTGAAAATGGAATTGTCCTCTGGTGCCTCTGCTTCCAGATCAAAAGAAATCCATTCACAGCGTACATCACACACCTGTCCATTGCTGACATCTCCTTACTGCTTTGTACGTTTATTCTGTCCATTGAGTACATTGCTGGTTTCGGATTCGCGTATGGTTTTTACTACTATATAACCACCACACTGTCTGTTGTCTTCCTTCTGGGATATAATACTGGTCTCTATCTCCTGACAGCCATTAGTATTGAGAGATGTCTGTCTATTGTTTACCCAATCTGGTACCGATGCCACCGGTCACAGCACCAATCAGCAATTGTGTGTGCAGTTCTGTGGACTCTGTCTTTTCTGATGACAGTAGCCGAATACTTAGCGTGCAAAGATGATTCAACGAAAGAACAATTCGACGATGGCAGCCACTGCCAAGCACTGCTCATCTTCACGTGGATCCTGACTTTCATGATCTTCATTCCTCTGATGATTCTGTCCAGCCTGATCTTGGTTATCAGGATTCATCGTAACTCCCTGAGACCTCACTCGTCAAAGCTCTACATCATCATTGTGGCCACAGTCATTGTCTTCCTCATCTTTGCCATGCCTATGAGGCTGTTATACCTTCTGAATTACCACCACTGGTCATCTCTGCTCAGCCAGCAGAACCACGTCACCGTTGTGCTCTCCACTATTAACAGTAGCATCAACCCCCTTGTTTACTTCTTCGTAGGAAGCAGCAAGAAGAAGAGGTTCAAGGAGAGCCTCAAAGTGGTCCTTAGTAGAGCACTTGCAGATGGGTTGCGGCCGAGAAGCCAGGAAGTTGGCATGAGTTTGGATATAGCTGAAACAATTTTCTAA